In Thamnophis elegans isolate rThaEle1 chromosome 13, rThaEle1.pri, whole genome shotgun sequence, one DNA window encodes the following:
- the PAFAH1B2 gene encoding platelet-activating factor acetylhydrolase IB subunit beta: MEARGQPQSPAADRRSQGDANPAATAHIAEDVQGDDRWMSQHNRFVLDCKDKEPDVLFVGDSMVQLLQQYEIWRELFSPLHALNFGIGGDTTGHVLWRLKNGELENIKPKVVVLWVGTNNHENTAEEVAGGIEAIVRLINTRQPQAKIIVLGLLPRGEKPNPLRQKNSKVNQLLKASLPKLASVQLLDVDGGFVHSDGAISCHDMFDFLHLTGAGYTKICKPLHELIMQLLEETPEEKQATLA; this comes from the exons ATGGAGGCGCGGGGGCAGCCGCAGTCGCCGGCAGC GGACCGGAGGAGCCAGGGCGATGCCAACCCGGCGGCCACGGCCCACATCGCGGAAGACGTGCAGGGCGACGACCGGTGGATGTCCCAG CACAACCGCTTcgtcttggactgcaaggacaaGGAGCCCGACGTGCTCTTCGTGGGCGACTCCATGGTCCAGTTGCTGCAGCAATACGAG ATATGGCGAGAACTTTTTTCACCATTACATGCACTGAATTTTGGGATTGGTGGAGACACTACAGGACATGTTTTGTGGAGACTGAAGAACGGTGAACTGGAAAATATTAAGCCCAAG GTCGTTGTTCTTTGGGTTGGAACAAACAACCATGAGAACACAGCAGAGGAAGTAGCTGGTGGGATAGAGGCCATCGTGAGACTGATCAATACCCGGCAGCCCCAGGCTAAAATCATTGTACTG GGCCTGCTCCCTCGAGGTGAGAAGCCAAACCCGCTGCGGCAGAAGAACTCCAAGGTGAACCAGCTCTTGAAGGCCTCCTTGCCGAAGCTGGCCAGTGTCCAGCTGCTGGATGTGGATGGGGGCTTTGTGCACTCGGATGGTGCCATTTCATGCCACGACATGTTTGATTTTCTGCACCTGACGGGTGCCGGCTACACAAAGATCTGCAAACCCCTCCATGAACTCATCATGCAGCTGCTGGAGGAAACCCCGGAAGAGAAACAGGCAACCCTGGCCTGA